One window of the Nodosilinea sp. PGN35 genome contains the following:
- a CDS encoding GAF domain-containing sensor histidine kinase: MQNPFNFGDSKAHPQEPTLDLAQANQVLQASLSKLADEPDLEKFLGHLLTVCTERFMATEAGIWQYENGLFRLFVSYEDGEIRREEAISHPGATLGVARKIQNEHVLNRLRKREIVSDYPEDFATQPVYEHFRDYFRQRGIQAALKIPLFLGDDLRGILVMRFRHRRVFKPEEAELAFALANQAVLALELTRLAEMAQTAAIAEERNRMARDIHDTLAQTFSSILMRLQGASLMLSDPIGTSTLAVQANIDRACDLAREGLANARHSVQALRPPGLMGRSLSMALADALQQMTEGTSLTSEFHLEGQPIALLEATELELFRIAQEAITNSCKHAQARTLSVQLTYQPDALRLMVGDDGVGFILTHSTALRGFGLISMEQRAERIGANLTICSDHNQGTQICVMLPINRSQTHGDVV, translated from the coding sequence TTGCAAAACCCCTTTAACTTCGGTGACTCTAAGGCTCACCCCCAAGAACCGACCCTGGATCTGGCCCAGGCCAACCAGGTGTTGCAGGCGTCCCTGAGCAAGCTGGCCGATGAACCTGACCTGGAAAAATTTTTAGGTCATTTGCTGACGGTGTGTACCGAGCGCTTCATGGCCACCGAGGCGGGCATCTGGCAGTACGAAAACGGCCTGTTTCGCCTGTTTGTCTCCTACGAAGACGGCGAAATCAGGCGCGAAGAGGCGATCAGCCACCCCGGTGCCACCCTGGGGGTGGCCCGCAAAATTCAAAACGAGCATGTGTTGAACCGGCTGCGGAAGCGGGAGATTGTCAGCGACTACCCCGAAGACTTTGCCACCCAGCCCGTCTACGAGCACTTCCGCGACTACTTTCGGCAGCGGGGCATTCAGGCGGCACTCAAGATTCCGCTGTTTTTAGGCGACGATCTGCGCGGCATTTTGGTGATGCGGTTTCGGCACCGCCGGGTGTTTAAGCCCGAAGAAGCCGAGCTGGCCTTTGCCCTGGCCAACCAGGCAGTGCTGGCCCTGGAACTCACTCGCCTGGCGGAGATGGCCCAGACCGCCGCCATCGCCGAAGAGCGCAACCGCATGGCCCGCGACATCCACGATACCCTGGCCCAAACCTTTAGCAGCATTCTCATGCGGTTGCAGGGGGCATCGCTGATGCTGAGCGACCCCATCGGCACCTCTACCCTGGCGGTGCAGGCTAATATCGATCGCGCCTGCGATCTGGCCCGGGAGGGGCTGGCCAACGCGCGTCACTCGGTGCAGGCGCTGCGGCCTCCGGGGCTGATGGGGCGATCGCTCTCCATGGCCCTGGCCGACGCGCTCCAGCAGATGACCGAGGGCACCTCCCTCACCAGCGAATTTCACCTGGAGGGGCAGCCCATCGCCCTGCTGGAGGCCACGGAGCTAGAGCTGTTTCGCATTGCCCAGGAGGCGATCACCAACAGCTGTAAGCACGCCCAGGCCCGCACCCTTTCGGTGCAGCTCACCTACCAGCCCGACGCCCTGCGGCTGATGGTAGGGGATGACGGAGTGGGGTTTATTCTGACTCACTCCACGGCTCTACGCGGGTTTGGCCTGATCAGCATGGAGCAGCGGGCCGAGCGGATTGGGGCAAATTTGACCATTTGCAGTGACCACAACCAGGGCACCCAAATCTGTGTGATGCTGCCGATCAACCGGAGCCAAACCCATGGTGATGTTGTCTAA
- a CDS encoding DM13 domain-containing protein: MPETTAAEAIAPEPKATASEPVSATAKADVIKAGEFVSGEHETSGMARLINDGGQFVLELDASFQTSPMGPDLVVVLHQSDDVIGGTDPPAFPLREGEYVFLAELKSFSGAQRYAIPADVNVENYQSAAIWCRRFNATFGAATLR; encoded by the coding sequence TTGCCTGAGACGACCGCAGCTGAGGCGATCGCGCCGGAGCCGAAGGCCACTGCATCGGAACCGGTTTCAGCTACAGCTAAAGCCGATGTCATCAAGGCGGGGGAGTTTGTTTCTGGGGAGCATGAAACCTCAGGAATGGCCCGACTGATTAACGACGGTGGCCAGTTTGTTTTGGAGCTGGATGCCTCCTTTCAAACCTCTCCCATGGGGCCTGATTTAGTGGTGGTGCTGCACCAATCTGACGATGTGATTGGCGGTACAGACCCCCCGGCTTTTCCGCTGCGGGAGGGGGAGTATGTGTTTTTGGCGGAGCTAAAGTCCTTTAGCGGTGCCCAGCGCTACGCGATTCCCGCCGATGTCAACGTGGAGAATTACCAATCGGCGGCGATCTGGTGCCGTCGATTTAACGCCACCTTTGGGGCGGCGACACTGCGATAG
- a CDS encoding response regulator transcription factor produces MVMLSKPMSTVQPTSTVIRVMIADDHPALREGLSALLERQSDLRVVAMAADGADAVAQARTHRPDVILMDLRMPCLEGADAVAAICGEWPEARIIILTTYDGDEDIYRALRAGAKGYLLKDAPCEELFTAIRQVHRGQKYIMSEVAQKLTERFQSTELTERELEVLQLLVQGNTNRDISEALCVAEGTVKFHVRNILEKLGAGDRTQAVTIALKRGLARL; encoded by the coding sequence ATGGTGATGTTGTCTAAACCGATGTCCACTGTCCAGCCCACCTCCACGGTAATTCGCGTGATGATTGCCGATGACCATCCGGCCCTGCGAGAGGGGCTGTCGGCCCTGCTGGAGCGCCAGAGCGACCTGCGGGTAGTGGCCATGGCCGCCGATGGCGCGGATGCCGTAGCCCAGGCCCGCACCCACCGGCCCGACGTGATTTTGATGGATTTGCGTATGCCTTGCCTGGAGGGGGCCGACGCTGTGGCCGCCATCTGCGGCGAGTGGCCCGAGGCCCGCATCATCATTCTCACCACCTACGATGGCGATGAGGATATCTACCGCGCCCTGCGGGCCGGAGCCAAGGGCTATTTGCTCAAAGATGCCCCCTGCGAGGAGCTGTTTACCGCCATTCGCCAGGTGCACCGGGGGCAGAAATACATCATGTCCGAGGTGGCCCAAAAGCTCACGGAGCGCTTTCAAAGTACCGAACTCACTGAACGCGAGCTAGAGGTGCTGCAACTGCTGGTACAGGGCAACACCAACCGCGACATCAGCGAGGCGCTCTGCGTGGCCGAGGGCACGGTGAAGTTCCACGTCCGCAATATTTTGGAAAAGCTGGGGGCGGGCGATCGCACCCAGGCGGTCACCATCGCCCTCAAACGCGGCCTGGCGCGGCTTTAG
- a CDS encoding BrnT family toxin, protein MRFEWDNTKADRNRAKHGITFDEAQTAFNDPFYVDFYDPDHSEDEARYLIIGTSSQGRLLIVSYTERGDAIRLISARELTRSEREAYENE, encoded by the coding sequence ATGCGTTTTGAATGGGACAACACCAAGGCAGACCGCAATCGCGCCAAGCACGGCATCACCTTTGACGAAGCCCAAACGGCCTTTAACGACCCGTTCTACGTTGATTTCTATGACCCTGACCATTCTGAAGATGAAGCGCGATACTTGATCATCGGCACCTCCAGCCAGGGGCGGCTGTTGATTGTGTCCTACACCGAACGGGGGGATGCCATTCGCCTGATTAGCGCCCGAGAACTTACACGCTCAGAGCGGGAGGCCTACGAAAATGAATGA
- a CDS encoding NHLP bacteriocin export ABC transporter permease/ATPase subunit, with the protein MLPTTVLAPRTITANQPLLLTNPSQLWQVKAGRLAVFAVPFAAGQPRGDRHYLFTAGPGEALFAADICPVTGLGLLAVAIEPAEVTALPLSEADDTGCPTPLLRALIDPWIHHWGAIEGFPKPAQSGLVPEIHYISLTRGQICRPDTEVLWIRMQQGTATWMGNPAFRLMPELGCFPLGRGTYMQAQDHIEFFARPTAEVTSRRVLIRGLAQLHRYGFSTLEQIDAHNQRLGLKRFHQRQQLNQVVTENVVHSLAGVLDSDPRDSSESPLLAVAGAVGKALGVTILPAAASENAARMKEPLEAIARASQLRLRRVLLRGDWWRQDCGPLVAYTKEGRSPVALLPTSACRYEIYAPGGLDVDKSVGHRDLGRSRQAIDEHDPRYAPSPDQNPKSQIQNFWVQAGQTRGASPSPHHPLTPSPHHLPLTPALAARLDPVAFVFYRPLPAGDLNALSLLRFAFRGQGRDWLMIGLTGVAATLIGMGVPQATAVLVDTVVPYGDRALLWQIGLGLLAAAFGAASFQLAQAIATLRVETGADAHLQAAVWDRLLTLHTSFFRQYPTGDLASRVSSISAIRRQLSGSALQGVFAGVFSLLNLGLLIYYSPLLAGVAVLVGLLVLAVTVGSGLVLVRRYRPLLERQGQLYGLVVQLINGIAKLRMAGAEERAFAAWGQRYGQQLRLTLSTQQLEDGVAVFNTVLPVVTTGALFWLASLMLNGDTDLSVGRFLAFSVAFGTFIAGATSLSDTLVDLLDVVPLWQRASPILHAEPEVNLSKADPGQLSGALSVDRVTFRYRDEGPVILDDVSFAARPGEFIALVGPSGSGKSTAMRLLLGFDQPQAGAVYYDGQALSGLDVVAVRRQCGVVLQTSRLSAGSIFENLAGGALISLDDAWDAAEKAGLAADLRAMPMQMHTVVSEGGSNLSGGQRQRLLIARALAVKPKIMLMDEATSALDNRTQAIVTESLNRLKVTRVVIAHRLSTIRHADRIYVLEAGRVVQQGRFEELAGQPGLFSQLIRRQMT; encoded by the coding sequence ATGCTCCCCACCACCGTCCTTGCCCCCCGCACCATCACCGCCAACCAGCCGCTGCTGCTGACGAACCCCAGTCAGCTCTGGCAGGTGAAAGCGGGGAGGTTGGCGGTGTTTGCGGTACCCTTTGCAGCGGGGCAGCCCAGGGGCGATCGCCATTATCTGTTCACCGCTGGCCCCGGTGAGGCTCTCTTTGCCGCTGACATCTGCCCGGTGACGGGGCTGGGGCTGTTGGCCGTCGCCATCGAACCCGCCGAGGTCACCGCGCTGCCCCTGAGCGAAGCCGACGACACCGGTTGCCCCACCCCCCTGCTGAGGGCGCTGATCGACCCCTGGATTCACCACTGGGGAGCGATTGAGGGCTTTCCCAAACCCGCCCAGAGCGGCCTGGTGCCGGAGATCCACTACATTTCGCTGACCCGTGGGCAGATCTGCCGCCCCGACACCGAGGTGCTGTGGATTCGGATGCAGCAGGGCACCGCCACCTGGATGGGCAACCCTGCCTTTCGGCTGATGCCGGAGCTGGGCTGCTTCCCCCTGGGCCGGGGTACCTATATGCAGGCCCAGGATCACATCGAGTTCTTCGCCCGCCCCACCGCCGAGGTCACCAGCCGCAGGGTGCTGATTCGCGGCCTGGCCCAGCTCCACCGCTACGGCTTTAGCACCCTGGAGCAGATCGACGCCCACAACCAGCGCCTGGGGCTGAAGCGGTTTCACCAGCGCCAGCAGCTCAACCAGGTGGTGACCGAGAACGTGGTGCACAGCCTGGCGGGGGTGCTCGACAGCGATCCCAGGGATAGCAGCGAATCCCCGCTGCTGGCGGTGGCTGGGGCCGTGGGCAAGGCCCTGGGGGTGACCATTCTGCCCGCCGCCGCCTCGGAGAATGCAGCCCGGATGAAAGAACCCCTGGAGGCGATCGCCCGGGCTTCCCAACTGCGCCTGCGGCGAGTGCTGCTGCGCGGCGACTGGTGGCGGCAGGACTGTGGGCCGCTGGTGGCCTATACAAAGGAGGGGCGATCGCCCGTCGCCCTGCTGCCCACCTCTGCCTGCCGGTACGAAATTTACGCGCCCGGTGGGTTGGATGTCGATAAATCCGTAGGTCACAGAGACTTGGGGCGATCGCGCCAGGCGATCGATGAACATGACCCACGCTACGCGCCATCTCCCGACCAAAATCCAAAATCGCAAATCCAAAATTTCTGGGTGCAGGCAGGGCAGACACGTGGGGCCAGCCCATCACCCCACCACCCCCTCACCCCCTCACCCCACCACCTCCCCCTCACCCCCGCCCTCGCCGCCCGCCTCGACCCCGTCGCCTTCGTCTTCTACCGTCCCCTCCCCGCTGGTGACCTCAATGCCCTGTCGCTGCTGCGGTTTGCCTTTCGCGGCCAGGGGCGCGACTGGCTGATGATTGGCCTCACCGGGGTGGCCGCTACGCTGATTGGCATGGGGGTGCCCCAGGCGACGGCGGTGCTGGTGGATACGGTGGTGCCCTACGGCGATCGCGCCCTGCTCTGGCAAATTGGGCTGGGCCTGCTGGCGGCGGCCTTTGGGGCAGCGAGCTTTCAACTGGCCCAGGCGATCGCCACCCTGCGGGTCGAAACCGGGGCCGATGCCCACCTGCAAGCCGCCGTGTGGGATCGGCTGCTGACGCTACACACCAGCTTCTTTCGCCAGTACCCCACGGGGGATCTGGCCTCGCGGGTGTCGAGCATCAGCGCCATTCGCCGCCAGCTCAGCGGCTCGGCCTTGCAAGGCGTTTTTGCCGGCGTCTTCTCACTGCTGAATTTGGGGCTGCTGATCTACTACAGCCCGCTGCTGGCGGGGGTCGCCGTCCTGGTGGGGCTGCTGGTCCTGGCGGTGACGGTGGGCTCTGGCCTGGTGCTGGTGCGCCGCTATCGCCCTCTGCTGGAACGTCAGGGCCAGCTCTACGGCCTGGTGGTGCAGCTGATCAACGGCATCGCCAAGCTGCGCATGGCCGGGGCCGAGGAGCGGGCCTTTGCCGCCTGGGGTCAGCGCTACGGCCAGCAGCTGCGCCTCACCCTCAGCACCCAGCAGCTCGAAGACGGCGTGGCGGTGTTCAACACGGTGCTGCCAGTTGTGACCACCGGGGCGCTGTTTTGGCTGGCCAGCCTCATGCTGAACGGCGACACCGACCTGTCGGTGGGCAGGTTTCTGGCCTTTTCGGTGGCCTTTGGCACCTTTATTGCTGGAGCGACCAGCCTCAGCGACACCCTGGTGGATCTGCTGGATGTGGTGCCCCTGTGGCAGCGGGCCAGCCCCATTCTCCACGCCGAGCCGGAGGTGAACCTGAGCAAAGCCGACCCCGGCCAGCTCTCAGGGGCGCTGTCGGTGGATCGCGTCACCTTCCGCTACCGCGACGAAGGGCCGGTAATTCTCGATGACGTCAGCTTTGCCGCCCGGCCGGGGGAGTTCATCGCCCTGGTGGGGCCGTCGGGCTCGGGCAAATCCACCGCCATGCGCCTGCTGCTGGGGTTCGACCAGCCCCAGGCGGGGGCCGTGTACTACGACGGACAGGCGCTCTCTGGGCTGGACGTGGTGGCGGTGCGGCGGCAGTGCGGCGTGGTGCTGCAAACCAGCCGCCTCAGCGCCGGATCAATTTTTGAGAACCTGGCCGGGGGGGCGCTGATCAGCCTCGATGACGCCTGGGATGCGGCCGAGAAGGCGGGGCTTGCCGCCGACCTGCGCGCCATGCCCATGCAGATGCACACGGTGGTGAGCGAAGGGGGGAGCAACCTGTCGGGGGGCCAGCGCCAGCGGCTGCTGATCGCCCGCGCCCTGGCGGTAAAGCCCAAAATTATGCTGATGGATGAGGCGACCAGCGCGTTGGATAACCGGACCCAGGCGATCGTCACCGAGAGCCTGAACCGCCTGAAGGTGACGCGGGTGGTGATCGCCCACCGCCTCAGTACCATTCGCCACGCCGATCGCATTTACGTGCTGGAGGCGGGGCGGGTGGTGCAGCAGGGTCGCTTCGAGGAGTTGGCGGGCCAGCCGGGACTGTTTAGTCAGCTAATTCGGAGGCAGATGACGTGA
- a CDS encoding helix-turn-helix transcriptional regulator, which produces MLLWDDGGMGRAGKALREVLTQYGISQNSLAVKMGLQRSAIYKWFHEERDPTAETVADIVEALKGLNGKAAEAFVHLYLGNMLKNQDPDQP; this is translated from the coding sequence ATGCTCCTTTGGGACGATGGAGGCATGGGAAGAGCAGGCAAAGCGCTACGGGAAGTCCTCACGCAGTACGGCATTAGCCAAAACAGCCTCGCTGTGAAGATGGGCTTGCAGCGATCGGCCATCTACAAGTGGTTCCACGAAGAACGCGATCCCACCGCTGAAACGGTAGCGGACATTGTGGAAGCGCTAAAAGGCTTAAACGGCAAGGCTGCAGAGGCTTTCGTCCACCTCTACCTGGGCAATATGCTCAAAAACCAAGACCCCGATCAACCGTAG